Proteins co-encoded in one Plasmodium sp. gorilla clade G2 genome assembly, chromosome: 9 genomic window:
- a CDS encoding selenide water dikinase, putative, producing MRICKRIDPVIDIVIIGFGKSSKCFVDIFLLNNELKGVNITIISKNTFVFLDTYVQCIELCKDTYIDIYKYCKERNILFINEEVECIDSDKKIIKFSSDRNHLCYDYLLCDFDYKSSYLLNNNDLSHMNIYTYKHKNLFFYYTHIIYLSLIKSQNNKITDKKEYIKWKTFFLKNIPLEKFFNFCSYNDKYVENIIDIYNFFHILLNNNMPYYDFKVVQEKVKILNVLKNKNPLIKEIVKNENYNYHISSNDKDETKQINNNSDNIFQLLILCDEKDYKFGKNLYYEIFENLHKISVSVKVIYVHIIKEDKYKIKDNINDTTTTNNNNNDDDNIYDNMKCSSFCSNFVKVREIKQVKKTEDKLFIEYIDMNDKLSTIFFDECINITNLKYPSYIYKSGYDIDNNKNINNFCQYYKDESLYFLNQITNYDTYTVCQNVYINIYNNIHKKEYISIDNIKDHISIYNSKQKHITIDHFSIYNIYELLINSFNKFIQIIKLNLICIYKHPLTQNKVKPFLINKKYLIDNYLNEKKKNINTINKKKKSSSIDLFINLIMYIYNQFIYYIGHFENIIFQTKQVEHIININENSKKKKINCNVKNVGNTNQNTELLPPYMYDEYKKEYENRLIIKKKSSYKLIQNNSSIELYDDNNKNDNIKGTDNPFIIVEYNSLEKEPILDTTNNKKVQSYIKESIDKIINRNTCGGCGSKVPSNVLSNSLKSLDIFNSPNVYLGVEGSDDCCIFVHSKSKTTEESPALVQTIDFFKSFIDDEYILGSIIAIHSLSDIYSMGGTGICALCVLIVKDNIERKLQQRLENVLTGCCQKLKEEKCVLSGGHTCAGNENYVGLAVTGKIKKRKDKKSQQQNGKKNIMNFRKNKNKSNTEQLINEDNINNIGSKEDENKINKETNLFIEKHQMLKENYLFLPKGNGNIKNGDVIITTKMFGFGFIMAAHIIKKAKARWIYSCLDEMLISNRKSGLYFLQNNVKACTDVTGFGILGHLNEMLKCSRKEIYLHHNKTNYKHNDILDETTKEGYSKKQDEQSKQKKNVNICDQNNNKLNMLGAKIKLNNIIIAEGVQECIENNIYSSMYKKNHYLCNNIINLDEAQLYSKYGILFDPQTSGGLMAIVEKEKANQILYDLKNMGYPNSSIIGEIINVQYEKFNNISIQDISLSDYLDTTDSIYIEL from the coding sequence ATGAGGATATGTAAAAGAATCGACCCTGTGATTGATATAGTTATTATAGGATTTGGAAAGAGTAGCAAATGTTttgttgatatatttttattgaataatgaattaaaaggtgtcaatataacaataataagtAAGAATacttttgtatttttagATACATATGTGCAGTGTATTGAATTATGTAAGGATacatatattgatatatataaatattgtaaaGAGAggaatattctttttattaatgaAGAAGTTGAATGTATCGATTCTgataagaaaattataaaatttagtTCTGATAGAAATCATTTATGttatgattatttattatgtgaTTTTGATTATAAGAGTTCCTATTTattgaataataatgatttaagtcatatgaatatatatacatataagcataagaatttatttttttattatacacatataatatatttatcctTAATAAAatcacaaaataataaaataacagataaaaaggaatatatcaaatggaaaacattttttttaaaaaatatacctctcgaaaaattttttaatttttgttcatataatgataaatatgtggaaaatattatagacatatataatttttttcatattttattaaataataatatgccaTATTATGATTTTAAAGTAGTACAAGAAAAAgtcaaaatattaaatgttttgaagaataaaaatcctttaattaaagaaatcgtaaagaatgaaaattataattatcatatatctAGCAATGATAAAGATGAAACAAagcaaataaataataatagtgataatatattccagttattaatattatgtgATGAAAAGGATTATAAATTTGGAAAAAATTTATACTATGAAATTTTTGAAaatttacataaaatatCTGTATCTGTTAAGgtaatatatgtacatataataaaagaagacaaatataaaataaaggaTAACATAAATGatacaacaacaacaaataataataataatgatgatgataatatttatgataatatgaagTGTTCAAGTTTTTGTTCCAATTTTGTTAAGGTGCGTGAAATAAAACAAGTAAAAAAAACAGAAGATAAACTttttatagaatatatagatatgaatgataaattaagtaccatattttttgatgaatgtataaatataactaatttaaaatatccatcatatatttataaatctGGTTatgatattgataataataaaaatattaataatttctgtcaatattataaagatgaatcattatattttctaaatcAAATAACAAATTATGATACTTATACAGTATGTCAAAATgtgtatattaatatttataataatatacataaaaaagaatatattagtattgataatataaaagatcatatctctatatataattcgAAACAAAAACATATAACTATTGACCATTTttcaatttataatatatatgaattgttaataaattcttttaataaatttattcaaataattaaattaaatttaatttgtatatataaacatcCTCTTACACAAAATAAAGTGAAACCCTTTTTaatcaataaaaaatatcttatagataattatttaaatgagaaaaaaaaaaatataaatacaataaataaaaagaaaaaatcttCTTCTATTGATTTGTtcataaatttaattatgtatatatataatcaatttatatattatataggacattttgaaaatataatttttcaaacCAAACAAGTagaacatattattaatataaatgaaaatagtaaaaaaaaaaaaattaactgTAATGTAAAAAATGTTGGAAACACTAATCAGAACACAGAATTATTACCTCCATATATGTATGacgaatataaaaaagaatacgAAAACAGATTgataattaaaaagaaaagttcTTATAAACTCATTcaaaataatagtagtatcgaattatatgatgataataataaaaatgataatataaagggAACAGATAATCCATTTATTATTGTAGAATATAATAGTTTAGAAAAAGAACCTATACTTGATACaacaaataacaaaaaagtacaatcttatataaaagaaagtatagacaaaataattaatagaAATACATGTGGAGGATGTGGTTCAAAAGTTCCATCGAATGTATTATCTAATTCTTTAAAATCCTtagatatttttaattctcCTAATGTTTATTTAGGAGTTGAAGGAAGTGATGATTGTTGTATATTTGTTCATAGTAAATCAAAAACGACTGAAGAAAGTCCTGCTCTTGTTCAGACTAtcgatttttttaaatcatttattgatgatgaatatatacTAGGATCAATAATAGCTATTCATTCATTATctgatatatatagtatGGGTGGGACAGGAATATGTGCATTATGTGTTCTTATTGTGAAGGATAATATTGAAAGAAAATTACAGCAGAGGTTAGAAAATGTTCTAACTGGATGTTGTCAAAAATTAAAGGAAGAGAAATGTGTGTTAAGTGGAGGACATACTTGTGCAGGTAATGAAAACTATGTGGGTTTGGCTGTTACAggaaagataaaaaaaagaaaagataaaaaaagcCAGCAGCAAAATGGTAAGAAAAATATCATGAattttagaaaaaataaaaataagtcAAATACAGAACAATTAATTAATgaggataatataaataatattggatctaaagaagatgaaaataaaataaataaagaaactaatttatttattgaaaaACATCAAATGTTAAAGGAAAATTATCTTTTCTTACCTAAAGGTaatggaaatataaaaaatggagatgttattattacaacAAAAATGTTTGGTTTCGGATTTATTATGGCAGCacatattatcaaaaaagCAAAAGCTAGATGGATATATAGTTGCCTTGATGAAATGTTAATATCTAATAGAAAGAGtggtttatattttcttcaaaatAATGTTAAGGCATGTACAGATGTTACAGGTTTTGGTATATTAGGACATTTGAATGAAATGTTGAAATGTTcaagaaaagaaatttatttacatcataataaaacaaattataaacataatgATATTTTAGATGAAACTACAAAAGAAGGTTATAGTAAAAAACAAGATGAACAAtcaaaacaaaagaaaaatgtaaatatatgtgatcaaaataataacaaactTAATATGTTGGGTGCTAAAATTAaacttaataatattattatagcAGAAGGGGTACAAGAATgtattgaaaataatatatattcatctatgtataaaaaaaatcattatttatgtaataatataataaatctaGATGAAGCACAATTATATAGCAAATATGGAATTCTTTTTGACCCTCAAACAAGTGGAGGATTAATGGCTATAGTTGAAAAGGAAAAGGCTAATCAAATATTGTATGATTTGAAAAATATGGGATATCCTAATTCTTCAATAATCggggaaataataaatgttcaatatgaaaaatttaataatatatctatacaAGATATATCATTATCTGATTATTTGGACACAACagattctatatatatagaattgtAA
- a CDS encoding SNARE protein gives MNLLAIFLTKYVEDVIFLCNATDLNSYSFIKKKAFKEAAFFVARTIPSRIEYNTKEIITHENNTVFAFKYEDNICPIVIATDDYPERVAFYMINEIYRDFVSTISKEEWSSVKEDNKIPFNLYTYLTKYKDPLNCDAITQTNIKINENIEKVRVTMDALIRNRDNLDVLVDKSKDLSSTTKQLFKQSKKLKKKQCCSIM, from the exons ATGAATTTATTAGCAATTTTTTTGACTAAGTATGTAGAGGATGTTATTTTCCTTTGTAATGCCACAGATTTAAATTc ttattcttttataaaaaaaaaggcatTTAAAGAAGCCGCTTTTTTTGTTGCTAGAACTATTCCATCACGG atagaatataatacaaaagaaATCATAACTCATGAAAATAATACAGTTTTCGCTTTTAAATATGAAGACAATATTTGTCCTATAGTAATAGCTACAGATGATTATCCTGAAag GGTTgctttttatatgataaatgaAATTTATAGAGATTTCGTAAGTACCATTTCCAAGGAAGAATGGTCTAGTGTAAAAGAAGACAATAAAATTCCGTTTAAtttgtatacatatttaacaaaatataag GACCCTTTAAATTGCGACGCTATAACccaaacaaatataaaaattaatgaaaatatt gaaAAAGTTAGAGTAACGATGGATGCTCTTATAAGGAATAGAGATAATTTGGACGTCCTTGTTGATAAGAGCAAGGATCTTTCAT caACGACAAAGCAGTTATTCAAACAAAGTAAAAAACTCAAGAAGAAGCAATGTTGCAGCATtatgtga
- a CDS encoding actin-like protein, putative, producing MIEEENNKKNYSPITQSLYLKLKNPISLHVNVENSPTSSEKKRRINYNRISFSSFSNTTCSDILKLNKYLNIENNILLLALNNYSFKFGLINKLDYKIQSLRLPHIEIIEPWKELDYLFPPYKNYNIIEECIYYSFTNVYKLDLKNKDIFIPFSSKNSMNDFSSIGDILFESFEVKSICFKEPSFVSSLIILEELKNEKEKFSFYNEDIKEKENNYHNNNMKDNNQSDQKDEKNIPNIYDNSQRNYTINNIKYNKKNNEYSNECLIHLKELNLFNFTAVIVNIGSTKTSCTPIINGIPLLDLTEIYYIGGYDIDNQIYEEMKKHEKHQKEISIDIAKIAKEKRIFTPRNKEECEYLSMLYKKNPKNYFISPFELNVNKIFESAVNSTEIFFSPYALDNYVKTDSYKNLHSYDFNFNFLFVGNTLPTVIYNTIQNCPIDYRKELLRNIYLTGGSSIIRGFRQRLENELYQLINNVNFYNKACIQVHLFKRKLLQKYAIYSGSHYFLEIFNYDYYSVTRQDYQEEGERILEKFSLQGKLLY from the coding sequence atgattgaagaggagaataataaaaaaaactacAGTCCAATTACACAAAGTTTATATTTGAAATTAAAGAACCCTATAAGCTTACATGTAAATGTTGAAAACTCTCCAACATCAAgcgaaaaaaaaagaagaatcaATTATAATAGAATAAGTTTCAGTAGTTTTTCAAATACTACATGTagtgatatattaaaattaaataaatatttaaatatagaaaataacaTATTGTTATTAGCTTTAAATAATTACTCTTTTAAATTTggattaataaataaattagatTATAAAATACAAAGTTTAAGGTTACCTCACATTGAAATAATCGAACCATGGAAAGAATTAGACTATTTATTTCCcccatataaaaattataatattatagaagAATGTATCTATTACTCTTTtacaaatgtatataaattagatttaaaaaataaagatatatttatacctTTTTCTAGTAAAAATAGTATGAATGATTTCTCAAGTATTGgagatattttatttgaatcTTTTGAGGTTAAAAGTATTTGTTTTAAAGAGCCGTCTTTTGTTTCTTCCCTCATTATTTTAGAAGAacttaaaaatgaaaaagagaaattctcattttataatgaagatatcaaagaaaaggaaaataattatcataacaataatatgaaGGATAATAACCAAAGTGATCAAAAAGATGAAAAGAATATACCAAATATATACGATAATTCACAAAGGAATtatacaataaataatataaaatataataaaaaaaataatgaatactCAAATGAATGTCTAATACATTTAAAAGAGTTGAATCTTTTCAATTTTACTGCTGTTATTGTCAATATAGGAAGCACAAAAACGAGTTGCACCCCTATAATTAATGGTATACCCTTACTTGATCTTACtgaaatttattatataggaGGATATGATATAGATAATCaaatatatgaagaaatgaaaaaacatGAAAAACATCAAAAAGAAATATCTATAGATATTGCAAAAATTGCTAAAGAAAAACGTATCTTTACGCCaagaaataaagaagaatgtgaatatttatctatgctttataagaaaaatcctaagaattattttattagtcCTTTTGAATTaaatgttaataaaatatttgaatcAGCAGTTAATTCTACTGAAATATTCTTCTCTCCATATGCTCTAGATAACTATGTTAAAACAGAcagttataaaaatttacattCCTACGATTTCAattttaatttcttatttGTAGGAAATACATTACCTACAGTTATATATAACACTATACAAAATTGCCCAATAGATTATAGAAAGGAATTGCtaagaaatatttatctTACAGGAGGTTCGAGTATTATAAGAGGTTTTAGACAAAGATTAGAAAATGAACTCTATCAATTAATAAACAATgtcaatttttataataaagcTTGTATTCAAGTTCATCTATTTAAAAGGAAATTATTACAGAAATATGCTATATATTCAGGATCTCATTATTTTCTAGAAATTTtcaattatgattattacaGTGTTACAAGGCAAGATTATCAAGAGGAAGGGGAACGCATCTTAGAAAAATTTAGTTTACAAGGCAAATTATTGTATTAG
- a CDS encoding DNA repair protein REV1, putative, whose protein sequence is MDIEYGGARDFGKYICNKEEKIPLSYNKKYIAEIEESQEKCKNDSLLFMNCNFYIDDFVSFFSICNTLDNTNTQTKCIYENEKNSVQQSNELNNDMNNNSINKSTLGKLNMENTMENNYTSINENNNNYNNYYINKIHNNSAFEYQDMDRTPMKNYIDNNNNNNNNSHNNNDDVNTYLYDNYLESQFNQTIRNRYNYTPNDQISTCAKSFNTCIKTFEEQSSSSSKKNVYNSYINKKENLEILIVQNGGVIHNTLTNKVTHIISNNMALGSKKYMDYKKAIKKSKVFIVIDKYIFDCVNMKCRLPEQSYLPSMLRYNCHQITEYFSLKKKDKEKNKKMQNKKNHDQIFLNEHNKEGEQNNVSILDVPKCDKQLNDYYMEKNINTCDNKTNVNNNLNTTDMYGSNDDNNLLVQKGMENDDNLNYIKEQKLTEENNNKEKKENITNNNNINKHLEILNMNMDYENVKKFIISNSNEYFKRLQEYYLEKELKENIYINVSSNLYLNKNTFEDFSRKYRILNYLSDEEIKWLKCKSELNINIKNLWENDIIHFFFDLVLRKKEHFNNNTIANNNNNNNNNNIGDNNNNSNIDNNTQCCIDTNTSNSYISENLIDSISAYLYNSRLYILGNWNYISKELFNFDDIKEYDEKGSKKFVYLYIDFDNYFLNASISNKMCMYEKKKLMKSEIFCVCHSLKKEDSYGIISSTNYWGKKNKILKGMVKGEATKMHKNINFVKYDFSNILKCSYLFLLVLINYSKNVRVLSVDESILQLFYEKEQDIFIISKKISNDIYRLTNLSVSIGISHDLSTSRKALKFCKKRFMFFDFYHHFNIFIKKYISLKNKDTNMNAEGSNDDIMKSNNISNDNINNSNNISNDNINKSNNISNDNINNSNNISNDNINNTNNISNDTNITGDYSFKCMSDNLLKDLFKEYLSFEKKRKSELNYNVNNKDIYNMNTDNIYFMNLIKGKREKEVEYIYNKFLEMNKENIEDIVNTYFEEVTHPVSKYFFFYKPNGYYFNILKNINYLNGYFISFNMYYLPHIENNNNNSNSNNSNNNNNNWLNNKMDRNINKKELENNDEKKSINISVNYGVRFNKINDFYYLIYFMTKQLYLRLKIKNLKAKHLNVNFFMKAENENINPMKYLGRGRVIRISSKIKLNQHTNCFFVFFFKVIHIFDFLANNLSDLRGVQIICSDTINENKTHVNKKSILYYFYVSEEKNIKNKKKCTYVSSWKDDNFLEIPQKGNDNNQVEEKNVRDLQKINENKIDLHKIMLSSQQKNEIKKKEINGNVSKNNINGSSILSYIKDKNKGTNILRTQINWTHNNNKKEIYKTVRKGTSTRRKIKNKINTHICYDKNAKNNKSYEYEYKQNILNYFVNNNHNSNNISQTQINKKENNYQNNQNNQNNQNNQNVSLCSSSKTINKDLKRKCNILRNKANFLNIRKKIKISKNHKISDFFPSILKKNIYRRNNKNIYDDEIKTYSNGNIIMHTNIFDSIINKKIKKENDEENEENELYDDNNRDKNYNMKKEKYTCCYVCYKEITQCLLNKENLFQENHNCTDLCRNDIFCFTYISNNLFLFNQKNEKLNLYLYIKKIINSYRSDFNNKFNEHDCLCDNILKKNEENIYYLNKFMVKVIDDICEILHKKRYIDVLQIFLKNFKYVWSLNNQLFPEIFQRILIKYNINHITT, encoded by the coding sequence atggaTATAGAATATGGAGGAGCTCGAGATTttggaaaatatatttgtaacaAGGAAGAGAAGATTCCTCTatcttataataaaaaatatattgctGAAATAGAAGAAAGTCAAGAGAAATGTAAGAAtgattcattattatttatgaattgtaatttttatattgatgATTTTGTAAGTTTTTTCTCTATATGTAATACATTAGACAATACTAATACACAAACGAAATGTATATAtgagaatgaaaaaaattcagTGCAACAATCAAATGAATTAAACAATGATATGAATAACAATAGTATTAATAAATCAACGTTGGGTAAGttaaatatggaaaatacgatggaaaataattatacttctattaatgaaaataataataattataataattattatataaataaaatacataacaATTCTGCTTTTGAATATCAAGATATGGATAGAACACCCATGAAAAATTacatagataataataataataataataataatagtcataataataatgatgatgttaATACTTATTTGTATGATAATTATCTAGAAAGCCAATTTAATCAAACGATAAGAAATCGATACAACTATACTCCCAATGATCAAATAAGTACTTGCGCAAAAAGTTTTAATACATGTATAAAAACATTTGAAGAACAATCTTCTTCAAGTTCTAAAAAGaatgtatataattcttatattaacaaaaaagaGAATCttgaaatattaatagttCAAAATGGTGGTGTAATACATAATACTTTGACTAACAAAGTAACCCACAttattagtaataatatgGCATTAGGTTCtaagaaatatatggatTATAAAAAAGCCATAAAAAAATCTAAAGTCTTCATAGttatagataaatatattttcgaTTGTGTAAACATGAAATGTCGTTTACCTGAACAATCATATTTGCCTTCCATGTTACGTTATAACTGTCATCAAATAACcgaatatttttctttaaaaaaaaaagataaggaaaagaacaagaaaatgcaaaacaaaaaaaatcatgatcaaatatttttgaaCGAACATAATAAAGAAGGGgaacaaaataatgtatCCATTTTAGATGTCCCCAAATGTGATAAACAAttaaatgattattatatggaaaaaaatataaatacatgtgATAATAAGAcaaatgttaataataatttaaatacaaCTGATATGTATGGATCAAATGATGACAATAATTTATTAGTACAAAAAGGTATGGAGAACGATGACaatttgaattatataaaggaaCAAAAGCTTactgaagaaaataataataaagaaaaaaaagaaaacattactaataataataatataaataaacacctagaaatattaaatatgaatatggattatgaaaatgtaaaaaaatttataataagcAATTCGAATGAATATTTCAAAAGGTTACAAGAATATTATTTGGAAAAAGagttaaaagaaaatatatatattaacgtTTCatcaaatttatatttaaataaaaatacatttgaGGATTTTTCTAGAAAATACagaatattaaattatttaagtgatgaagaaattaaatggttaaaatgtaaaagtgaattaaatataaatataaaaaacctttgggaaaatgatataattcattttttctttgacttagttttaagaaaaaaagaacattTCAACAATAATACTATtgctaataataataataataataataataataatataggtgataataataataatagtaatattgataataatacacAATGTTGTATAGATACAAATACATCAAACAGTTATATATCTGAAAATTTAATAGACAGTATTAGCGCTTATCTATACAATTCTAGATTATACATTTTGGGTAACTGGAATTATATATctaaagaattatttaattttgatgatataaaagaatatgatGAGAAGGGTTCCAAAAAATTCGTTTACTTATATATCGATTTTGACAATTACTTTTTAAATGCAAGTATAAGTAATAAAATGTGTATGTATGAGAAAAAGAAGTTAATGAAAAGTGAAATATTTTGTGTATGTCATAGTTTAAAAAAGGAAGATAGTTATGGTATTATTAGTTCAACAAATTAttggggaaaaaaaaataaaatacttaAAGGTATGGTTAAAGGGGAAGCTACAAAAATGcataagaatataaattttgtaaaatatgattttagtaatatattaaaatgtagttatttatttttattagtattaataaattattcaaaaaatgtTCGTGTATTATCAGTAGATGAATCAATACTTCAacttttttatgaaaaagaacaagacatttttataatatctaaaaaaatttctaatgatatatatagacTAACCAATTTAAGTGTATCCATAGGAATTTCTCATGATTTAAGTACATCAAGAAAAGCTTTAAAGTTTTGTAAAAAGCGTTTTAtgttttttgatttttatcatcattttaatatttttataaagaagTATATtagtttaaaaaataaggacACTAACATGAATGCAGAAGGTTCCAACGATGATATTAtgaaaagtaataatatatcaaatgataatattaataattcaaataatatatcaaatgataatattaataagtcaaataatatatcaaatgataatattaataattcaaataatatatcaaatgataatattaataatacaaataatatatcaaatgatACTAATATTACGGGTGATTATTCATTCAAATGTATGAGTGACAATTTACTTAAGGATTTATTTAAGGAATATCTTTcctttgaaaaaaaaaggaaaagtgaattaaattataatgtaaataataaagatatatacaatatgaatacagataatatatattttatgaatcTTATAAAAGGAAAGAGAGAAAAAGAagttgaatatatttataataaattccttgaaatgaataaagaaaatattgaagatattgtaaatacatattttgaAGAAGTAACTCATCCAGTaagtaaatatttttttttttataaaccaaatggatattattttaatattttaaaaaatataaattatttgaatggatattttatttcatttaatatgtattatcttccacatattgaaaataataataataatagtaatagtaataatagtaataataataataataattggtTAAATAACAAGATGgatagaaatataaataaaaaagaattagaaaACAACGATGAAAAGAAAAGTATCAATATTAGTGTCAATTATGGTGTgagatttaataaaattaatgacTTTTATTAtctcatatattttatgactAAACAGTTGTATTTAcgtttaaaaataaagaatttgaAAGCTAAACATTTAAATGTAAACTTTTTTATGAAAgctgaaaatgaaaatataaatcctATGAAATATCTCGGTAGAGGAAGAGTTATTAGAATAAGtagtaaaattaaattaaatcaaCATACCAAttgtttttttgtatttttttttaaagttatacatatatttgatTTCTTAGCAAATAATTTAAGTGATTTAAGAGGAGTCCAAATTATTTGTTCAGATACCATTAATGAAAACAAAACGcatgttaataaaaaaagtattttatattatttctacgtaagtgaagaaaaaaatattaaaaacaaGAAAAAGTGTACATATGTATCAAGTTGGAAGGATGACAATTTTTTAGAAATACCACAAAAAGGAAATGACAATAATCAggttgaagaaaaaaatgtaagagatctacaaaaaataaatgaaaataaaatagaccTGCATAAAATAATGTTATCATCACAAcagaaaaatgaaataaaaaaaaaagaaataaatggGAATGTAtcaaagaataatataaatggttCAAGTATATTAagttatataaaagataaaaataaaggaacTAATATATTAAGAACTCAAATTAATTGgacacataataataataaaaaagaaatttataaaacTGTAAGAAAAGGAACAAGtacaagaagaaaaataaaaaacaaaataaatacacatatatgttatgataaaaatgcaaagaataataaatcatatgagtatgaatataaacaaaatattctaaattattttgtaaataataatcataatagtaataatataagtcAGActcaaataaataagaaggaaaataattatcaaaataatcaaaataatcaaaataatcaaaataatcaaaatgttTCTTTATGTTCTTCATCAAAAACtataaataaagatttaaaaagaaaatgtaacATTCTAAGAAATAAAgctaattttttaaatattagaaaaaaaataaaaatttcgAAGAATCATAAAATATCCGACTTTTTTCCaagtatattaaaaaaaaatatatatagaagaaataataaaaatatatatgatgatgaaataaaaacatattctaatggaaatattataatgcaTACTAATATATTCGACAgtattattaataagaaaataaaaaaagaaaatgatgaagaaaacgaagaaaatgaattatatgatgataataaccgtgataaaaattataacatgaaaaaagaaaaatacacATGTTGTTATGTCTGttataaagaaataacaCAATGTctattaaataaagaaaatttattTCAAGAAAATCATAATTGTACTGATTTATGTagaaatgatatattttgttttacatatattagtaataacttatttttattcaatcaaaaaaatgaaaaactaaatttatatttatatataaaaaaaattatcaattCATATAGATCAGATTTTAATAACAAATTCAATGAACATGATTGTCTTtgtgataatattttaaaaaaaaatgaagaaaatatatattacttaaaTAAGTTTATGGTAAAGGTTATAGATGATATATGTGAAATATTgcataaaaaaagatatattgaTGTTTTACAAATTTTTCTAAAGAATTTTAAGTATGTTTGGTCTTTAAATAATCAACTATTTCCGGAAATCTTTCAACGAATATTAATCAAAtacaatataaatcatataaccacctaa